TGTGGCCGCCGGGGGAGCCGCACCAGCTGGACGTGGGCAGTGCCCACTGCGTCGGCGCTCGTCCTTCGGGGTGAACGTTGCGGGCTGGCAAGCATCTGAACAGAGGGCTTGTGGGTAGTGCGGTGAACCATGTGCGACACGCCCGACCACGGGGGTCGAGCAATACGGCATTGACAAGCGATGTTGGGCGGGATTTGGGCCATTTCCGGGTCCGGATTCCGGCAGGGACGAGTAGAAGGAACAACCGTGGCGGGACAAAAGATCCGCATCAGGCTTCGGGCCTATGACCATGAGGTCATTGACTCGTCGGCGCGCAAGATCGTCGACACCGTCACCCGGACGGGTGCCAAGGTCGCCGGCCCAGTGCCGTTGCCGACCGAGAAGAACGTGTGGTGTGTTATTCGCTCGCCGCACAAGTACAAGGACAGCCGCGAGCACTTTGAGATGCGTACCCACAAGCGGCTCATCGACATCCTCGACCCGACCCCCAAGACGGTGGATTCGCTGATGCGTCTCGACCTGCCGGCTGGTGTCGACATCGAGATCAAGCTCCCGTGAGGTCGATCGACATGACTACTGAACGTAAATCCAAGGGCCT
The Brooklawnia propionicigenes DNA segment above includes these coding regions:
- the rpsJ gene encoding 30S ribosomal protein S10, giving the protein MAGQKIRIRLRAYDHEVIDSSARKIVDTVTRTGAKVAGPVPLPTEKNVWCVIRSPHKYKDSREHFEMRTHKRLIDILDPTPKTVDSLMRLDLPAGVDIEIKLP